The sequence GGAAATGATCGCCAAGAACCCCGAAGAACGACGATTCTACGAATCGCGTCTGAAAATGCAGCGTGACGAAGAGGCACGTCTTGAAGCTGCCAGAGAGCAAGGGATCGAACAAGGAGTCGAACAAGGAGTCGAACAAGGCGAGGTGATCGGGCGCGTCCGCGTTCTGCAGTCACTCGCCGGTGTCGAGGAATCGACTGTCGAGCAGTTGCGCAACAAGAGCCTTGAAGAGTTGTCCGAGATGGCGGCGAACCTCAAGCAACAACTTCGTGACCGTGGCTGAGCTTGAATTAGCGGGTTTCGAGAATCCTCGCCGTGTTACCATCGCAACCAACAGTACAGTGTGAATGGGCTGACGGATTCGTCAGAGATGATCGTCAAGCTTGCGTTGCGATAGGCAGGCTGTGCTGGTAGCTCTCATCCACGTACATACTTAGATACCATCCGCACCATTACACCTGTGGTCATCTCAATCGTTTGCAGAATGGTTTGCGTTGCTACTGACTGTTGCTGGCACAGAGAACCGCAGGCTGGCGCCAAGCGGCTGATGGGAGAGTCAGTTGTCTATCAGCCGTAACGCGCCAGCGTGCGGTTCACGGTGTTGATGCCCGACCGCACAGAAACCGCAGGCTGGCGCCGAGCGGCTGATGCGGCAACCAACGGGTCAGGCCCGATACAGTTCGGCACGGTTTTGAACTGTAACCGCAAATGGCGGCCTGACCGCTCCCACCAAATATTCTGTGTCCTCCGTTGCTCTGCGTTTCACCTTCCCGATCTTCCGACATCCGATCCAACCCCAAACCAGTTTGCCGCACCGGCATCGACGAGCCCGTCTTTCATGCCAGCAATGGCGGGCGGTATTACTATCGCGAGTTTTCTGTAGCAACTTTTCTTGAATAGCTCGTCGGCCGTTTCAGTGACCTTCCCCCACCATGGCATTGAAGTTCAATTGTCATCAGAATGATGGTCGATGGTATTCGAGACAGGTGTGAGAAGCACACTGTCTTGGCGCTACTCGCGAGTTGCTGCTCGGCCGGCTCAAACCTCACTGACGATCACATTCACTGGCAATCAAGGACTTCGGAATCGATGAATGATGCTGATTCGGAACCGCCCCGCATCCCGGAGCCCGATCCAGATCATTCTCACAACGATGCCTGCCTCGTTCAGATCTACCCGGCCAACGTTATTAACGGCATGGTACGAATTGAAGTCGAGGACTTCATCATCGGACGTCAACACGATTGTGAATTGACGCTTGAAGACCCATCCGTTGCCGATCATCACGCCAAGATTTCTCGTTCTCCTGAAGGATTTCGGATTAGCGATCTCGGTAGCGAAAGCGGGACGTTCGTTGGCGATCACCCGGCGGATTCGTCTGTCTTGCGATCCGGTGACACGGTGCGTGTCGGAACGTTTCTATTCAAATACCTTTCAGCGGGCAGTATTGAATCGCAGTATCACGCAACACTCTATTCCGCTTTGACGCGTGACGCTTTGACAGGAACCATGAATCAGCGTTACCTGCTGGAAACGCTGGAACGATCAATCGCCGCGGCGCTTCGCCAGAACAGCCCGCTATCGGTCGTTATGATTGACATTGATCACTTCAAGACGATCAACGATCAATTCGGACACTTGATCGGCGATGCCGTACTGAAGGAATTCGGCTCTCGGCTGATTCAAACATGTCGGCGTGACGATATGGTTGCTCGTTACGGCGGTGAAGAGTTCTGTTTGCTACTCTCCGCGACCGATGCCAAAGATGCAGTCGATAGTGCCCAAATGTGTCGACAAGCCATTCGCGAATCTGCTTTCTCGACCAGCCAAGGTGAGATCGCAGTCACGGCTAGCTTTGGTGTCGCATGCTTGGCCCCCGACCAACCCGAATCAGCACAGACACTGCTGCGACGCGCTGACGAGCAAATGTATTTGGCTAAAAGAGCCGGACGTGATCGCGTCTGCGGCCCGGCTGCAACAGCGTGATTGACTCGCGACACCGAATCTACGCCAAACCGCGATCGGACAACCTGATGCTAGGTGAGGCCAACTTCGTGGATGTTCTTTCGTACCGCTTCGGCTGAATGTTTGAATGCGGACTGCTCCTCCTCACTTAGCGGCGGATGAAGGATTCGAGTCACTCCTTGGCGACCGATCACTGTTGGCAACGACAAACAGACATCGTCGACACCACAAAATCCGTCTACAAGGACGCTTAACGGAATCGTATGGCGCAAGTCGTAAACGATCGAATCGAGGATTAACATGGTGGCCATCGCGACCCCATAGTTGGTAAAACCCTTTAGCTGAGCGACTTTGTACCCCATCCCCACGGTCTGCCGAAAAATCTCTTCGGTGACTTCGTCCGAAATGAATGTCTCACCGCCGGTCATCGCGACGGACTTGGCAGCGAACTGCGTATCACCATGCTCACCCAAAATGTAGGCGCGAATGTCGTCCGAGTGGATTTGCAGTTTCTCTGATAACATCGCACGATACCGAACACTATCAAGCAACGTTCCCGTCCCGATCACTCTGCTGGCAGGAAACCCAGACAGTTGGATCGCCGCATACGTCAGCATGTCGACCGGATTGGTCACCACAATCAGAATCGCGTCGGGACTACCAGCGGCAAGTTCTGGTACCCATTCCTTCAGAAGCTGATAGTTCTCTTCAGCCAACTCGGTTCGCTTTCGCAGCGCATCGCCATAGGGAATCGACGCGGTAAAGACGATAATGTCGGACCCCTTCGCGTCGGCGATTTCACCAGCACGAATTTTCATGTTCGTGTTCCGCAAGGCACTCGCATGACAGAGGTCCAAAGCGTCGCCTTCGGCTTTTTCAGGCGTGCGATTCACCAACAGCAGTTCGTCAGCGATCGGGTTCATGACGCAAGCGAATGCGATCGCTGACCCCACCCGTCCTGTGCCTACGATAGTAATCTTCATCCGTGTTTCTAATTCAATGCCCGGGGATAGAAATCAGTCAGCATGCACAAAACGTGCTACTACTTATTTGCCTTTTGTTGCTGATACTTGGTGCGATACTTTGCGGCAAGCGATTTATGCTTGCTTCCCAAGTCGACCTTTGCTCCGCGAATAAAGGCATGTGTCACATTCGATTCGGTCTCTAAGATGTTCCCATCACAGACAAACAAAGTGGCGTCTTTTCCGTTGGCGACCGATCCGACACGATCTGCGATTCCCATGATTCGACATGGGGCGAGCGTGATCGCCTCAATCGCCTTTTTCTCTGGCAATCCATAGGCAACTGCGACGGCCGCATGATATGGCAGATTGCGAGCCGCCGATGCTCCTCCGGGGTTTCCAGCCCCCGGACCGCCGATCGCAAATTCGACCCCGGCATCAAGCAATCGCTTTGGAAGCGTGTATGGATGATCGTATGGGTCGTCACGGCGTGCCGGTAATCGATACGTGGTTCGCACGATCACGGGCACCGAATACTTCTTCAGTAGCGTAGCGCACTGTGGTGCGTCGTACCCACCGTAAATGATCGGACGAATGCCCTCCGAAACGCAGAACGCAATCGCGGATTCGATCTCACGTCGATCATCCGCAGCGATAATCATCGGACTCTTTCCGTCCACCACCGCGACCAAAGCTTCTAGACGCAAGTCGCTTGGCGTAGCGTCCGGTGCATCCCTTCGCGCAGCTTGATAGCGTCGAGCTTCATCCAATCGATCTGCGAGTCGTTGCAAACGTTCGTCCCGTTGTTTCGCTCGCTGTTGATCATCGCTGGTGCGTGAATCGAAAGCTCGCCAAGAGACGACAAGTCCTGTGTCAGCTTTTAGCAACATGTCGTTGTTCGTCCAACCGTCCAACTGGATGACCGAACTTTGTCCGCGGATATCTCCACGACGCGGAGCGATCGAAGCCAGCAACACACCGTTTGCGCGAGCGACCGGTATCAATTCGCTATCCGGGTTCACGGCGACGTGAGGCTTTAAATTCCCGTTTTCGTTTCCAACTTCATCGGTATCGACCGTTGCCGGGGTGCTCCCGATCTCACTAAGTCCGAGGTTGGACATCGATTCCATCAAACCCGGATAGACATGCTGCCCGTCGACGTCGATCACTTCGCATCGCTTCGGCAGTTCAACTTGCTCGCCTACCGCAATAATCTTTCCGTCTTCGAACAGCACCGTGCCATTCTCAATCACATCGCCAACGACGGTATGCACCGTTCCACCGACCAAAGCGATCGGTTTACGTTGGGGAGCACCGGGAATCTGGTCGTGCCCATCCAGCGATGCACATTGCAACGAAAGAATCGGCAGCATCACCGCCATCAAGATTGTTGTCAGTGAACTTCTCATCGCTGCACCTCCTCATGTTCGTGTGCCGAATGGTCGTGATCGTCATGGTCATGCCCGTCGTGATCATGGGCATGACAGAACTCGTCGTATCGCAACCATCGGTCTTCTTCATCGACTTCATGGTCTGCTGAATCCTCTGTCTCAACGTCTCCTGCCAAGATGTAATTGATCAGCAGCGAACGCCAACGCTGATCACGGCGACGCAGCTCTTGATCCTGCTTCAAAGTGAACATCGGCCGGCCATCAACCCAAGTCTGCTCACATCGCGATAGTGTCGACAACGGTGGACCGCTCCAGACAACCAAGTCAGCATCTTTGCCAATCTCCAACGATCCCACATGGTCATCAATCCGAAGCTGCATCGCGGGATTAAGCGTCACGAACTTCAACGCCTCTTCGGCTGAAACGCCTCCGTATTTCATCGCTTTGGCGGCTTCGGTATTCATGTGCCGCGCCAGTTCACGATCGTCGCTATTGAATGAAACGTTGATTCCGACTTCATGCATGATCGCGCCGTTGTCCGGAATCGCATCATAAACTTCGAACTTGTATGCCCACCAATCGGAAAAGGATGAAGCCATCGCACCGTGTGCCAACATCCGGTCAGCAACTTTGTATCCTTCAAGGATGTGCTGAAGCGTTCCGATCGTGATCTCGAATTCGTCAAGTAGATCCAGTAGCGTGACGATTTCGTCTTGGCGATAGCTATGACAATGGATCCAGCGTTCGCCCTCTAATATTTCGGCGATCGCTTCAAGTTCCAGATCCACACGTGGTGGCAGGCTGTTGCGACGTCCGGCGGCATATCGTTGATGAGCAGCGTTGTACTCCGCGGCGGCTAAGAAGCGATCCCGCATGATTTCCGGAACCCCCATACGGCTTCCGGGATAGCGATTCGATGGGGTTCGCGAATTACTTCGTTTGACGTTTTCACCCAATGCAAACTTGACGCCTGCCGGAGCCTCCGCGAACTTCATGTCCTGCATCGAGTCACCCCAGCGAAGCTTGATCACTTGATTTTGCCCACCGATGGGATTCGCAGAACCGTGAAGGATGTTCGATGAAGTCAATCCGCCAGCGAGTTGCCGATAGATGTTGATGTCGGAATTGTCGATAAAGTCTCCGACGCGGACTTCCGCAGTTACCGCTTGCCCCGATTCATTGACTCCGCCATCGGTAGCCATGTGAGAGTGGCAATCGATCAGTCCAGGACTGAGGTGTTTGCCTTCTACGTTGATTATCTGACATCCCTTAGGCGGCTTAATCCCCGTGGCAACTTGTTTGACTTTGCCATCGACAACAAGCACATCTGCTGATTCCAGAACGCCCTGC comes from Stieleria sp. JC731 and encodes:
- a CDS encoding diguanylate cyclase, translated to MNDADSEPPRIPEPDPDHSHNDACLVQIYPANVINGMVRIEVEDFIIGRQHDCELTLEDPSVADHHAKISRSPEGFRISDLGSESGTFVGDHPADSSVLRSGDTVRVGTFLFKYLSAGSIESQYHATLYSALTRDALTGTMNQRYLLETLERSIAAALRQNSPLSVVMIDIDHFKTINDQFGHLIGDAVLKEFGSRLIQTCRRDDMVARYGGEEFCLLLSATDAKDAVDSAQMCRQAIRESAFSTSQGEIAVTASFGVACLAPDQPESAQTLLRRADEQMYLAKRAGRDRVCGPAATA
- a CDS encoding lactate/malate dehydrogenase family protein: MKITIVGTGRVGSAIAFACVMNPIADELLLVNRTPEKAEGDALDLCHASALRNTNMKIRAGEIADAKGSDIIVFTASIPYGDALRKRTELAEENYQLLKEWVPELAAGSPDAILIVVTNPVDMLTYAAIQLSGFPASRVIGTGTLLDSVRYRAMLSEKLQIHSDDIRAYILGEHGDTQFAAKSVAMTGGETFISDEVTEEIFRQTVGMGYKVAQLKGFTNYGVAMATMLILDSIVYDLRHTIPLSVLVDGFCGVDDVCLSLPTVIGRQGVTRILHPPLSEEEQSAFKHSAEAVRKNIHEVGLT
- a CDS encoding amidohydrolase family protein, which produces MRSSLTTILMAVMLPILSLQCASLDGHDQIPGAPQRKPIALVGGTVHTVVGDVIENGTVLFEDGKIIAVGEQVELPKRCEVIDVDGQHVYPGLMESMSNLGLSEIGSTPATVDTDEVGNENGNLKPHVAVNPDSELIPVARANGVLLASIAPRRGDIRGQSSVIQLDGWTNNDMLLKADTGLVVSWRAFDSRTSDDQQRAKQRDERLQRLADRLDEARRYQAARRDAPDATPSDLRLEALVAVVDGKSPMIIAADDRREIESAIAFCVSEGIRPIIYGGYDAPQCATLLKKYSVPVIVRTTYRLPARRDDPYDHPYTLPKRLLDAGVEFAIGGPGAGNPGGASAARNLPYHAAVAVAYGLPEKKAIEAITLAPCRIMGIADRVGSVANGKDATLFVCDGNILETESNVTHAFIRGAKVDLGSKHKSLAAKYRTKYQQQKANK